The following proteins come from a genomic window of Miscanthus floridulus cultivar M001 chromosome 2, ASM1932011v1, whole genome shotgun sequence:
- the LOC136535626 gene encoding GCN5-related N-acetyltransferase 6, chloroplastic-like: protein MATGAVTPPPLAGARCVPRGRGFLHRRLAASPMKDESMISTDGGNEETDTGSLNVARGLSHPGLSSSLSNKASVVPTPLLPSGPSDLRFNRLRPSIDESDCKYKRLFGYHVAREAVIDEEYWIAAWLRAEDHYENESGNRYVESFKRKFASKEFHALKKRCSKQHGEKYICFVAVKNDDLRRTVLNSVVGTLDVCVRHPLHGEKFPEEPGRSSLHCRIYQPDQPKFGYVTNVCVAKYARRQGIASNMLLLAIDAARLNGAENIYIHVHKDNLPAWRLYDQIGFKMVDQDGACCSSDLCLLSFSS from the exons ATGGCCACCGGCGccgtcacgccgccgccgctggccggcGCGCGGTGCGTCCCCCGTGGACGGGGCTTCCTTCACCGGCGCCTCGCCGCCTCGCCTAT GAAAGATGAATCCATGATTTCCACAGATGGTGGAAATGAGGAGACAGACACTGGCAGCCTCAATGTTGCCAGAGGATTGTCTCACCCTGGGCTTTCCTCAAGTTTATCCAATAAGGCATCAGTGGTCCCAACCCCTTTGCTTCCTTCTGGACCATCTGATCTCCGGTTCAATCGTCTTCGACCCTCAATTGATGAAAGTGATTGCAAATACAAAAGATTATTTGGCTACCATGTTGCTCGTGAGGCTGTAATCGATGAGGAATACTGG ATCGCTGCATGGTTGAGAGCAGAAGATCACTACGAAAATGAGTCAGGCAATCG CTATGTTGAAAGCTTTAAAAGAAAGTTTGCATCAAAG GAAttccatgcattaaagaagagatGCAGCAAACAGCATGGAGAAAAGTATATCTGTTTTGTCGCG GTAAAGAATGATGACCTCAGGCGAACTGTCCTGAATAGTGTTGTTGGTACCTTAGATGTATGTGTAAGGCATCCTCTACATGGGGAGAAATTTCCTGAG GAGCCTGGAAGGTCGTCTCTTCACTGTCGAATTTATCAGCCTGATCAGCCAAAATTTGGGTATGTAACAAATGTATGCGTTGCTAAATATGCAAGGCGTCAAGGGATTGCCAGCAACATGCTGTTATTGGCCATAGATGCTGCAAGACTTAACG gtgctgaaaatatttacatTCATGTGCATAAAGATAACTTACCAGCGTGGAGGCTCTATGATCAGATAGGATTCAAG ATGGTTGACCAGGATGGTGCTTGTTGTTCATCAGATCTGTGCTTACTCTCCTTCAGTTCATAG
- the LOC136535629 gene encoding uncharacterized protein — translation MGRSSSTEKLVCFVLAVLAVLSPLYIDRRPASECEEEEDDEGGPSALWLPAVLVALIVAINVTCFMDRRVVRFDPYWIHRVWGSSGGLLAMLLLLGFVLRCKASLLYTGTS, via the coding sequence aTGGGGAGGTCCTCTTCCACGGAGAAGCTGGTGTGCTTCGTGCTGGCGGTCCTGGCCGTGCTGTCCCCGCTGTACATCGACCGGCGGCCCGCGTCGGagtgcgaggaggaggaggacgacgaaggCGGCCCGTCGGCGCTGTGGCTGCCGGCGGTGCTCGTCGCGCTCATCGTGGCCATCAACGTGACGTGCTTCATGGACCGGCGCGTCGTCAGGTTCGACCCCTACTGGATCCACCGCGTGTGGGGGTCCTCCGGCGGCCTCCTGGCCATGCTGCTCCTCCTCGGCTTCGTGCTCAGGTGCAAGGCGTCCCTGCTGTATACCGGTACCAGCTAG
- the LOC136535628 gene encoding uncharacterized protein, translating to MASSTGNSSLRSCSSLPNLLVWLLNLSLLVLAAAALGPVFLLRPRPTPFGWALVSVHATTLLSALAALHAQLTHLCLAAHAALALAALSGHALASLAFFLRHDHSLRLLGSARDRREQFVLAFLEELLLLAMFTAQAVALAATCVVSRRWAREYQAAETEKAAAARKRGRKMARVQAESAAAAEAGVKAVDEKVMRSSSGKKVHWANNDRFEEC from the coding sequence ATGGCGTCCTCCACAGGGAACTCGAGCCTGCGGAGCTGCTCCTCCCTTCCCAACCTGCTGGTCTGGCTCCTCAACctctccctcctcgtcctcgcggCCGCGGCGCTCGGCCCGGTCTTCCTCCTGCGCCCGCGCCCGACGCCCTTCGGCTGGGCGCTCGTCTCCGTGCACGCCACCACGCTGCTGTCCGCACTCGCGGCGCTCCACGCCCAGCTCACGCACCTCTGCCTCGCCGCGCACGCGGCGCTCGCGCTCGCCGCGCTGTCCGGACACGCGCTGGCCTCCCTGGCCTTCTTCCTccgccacgaccacagcctcCGCCTCCTCGGCTCCGCCAGGGACCGCCGGGAGCAGTTCGTGCTGGCGTtcctggaggagctgctgctgctggccatgTTCACGGCTCAGGCCGTGGCGCTGGCGGCCACGTGCGTGGTGAGCCGGCGGTGGGCGAGGGAGTACCAGGCGGCCGAGACGGAGAAGGCGGCCGCGGCGAGAAAGCGAGGGAGGAAGATGGCGCGTGTGCAGGCCGAGTCGGCGGCCGCCGCGGAGGCCGGGGTGAAGGCCGTCGACGAGAAGGTGATGCGGAGCAGCAGCGGCAAGAAGGTGCACTGGGCCAACAACGATAGATTCGAAGAGTGCTAG